A genomic window from Coccinella septempunctata chromosome 9, icCocSept1.1, whole genome shotgun sequence includes:
- the LOC123320576 gene encoding uncharacterized protein LOC123320576 isoform X1 → MEISRSKLDSNFLKILSIRDYHGNDIEQKALELYQHLSKVSKSDEKYVYIYLRITCPYNNSNRDNTGVKLPRNFKIILLSSLRHLKFKDKNFPIKSLVHVIVKDLLSTIDYLDFRSLYLLKVLDQFVLKKLDWTGEIHTLLLNALYEVCYASPLATLKNSAVSVIHKMELKTGNGLKIFNPLRNMGILTNYDETKIQLEQIKTHSIHSNLQEYMEFIHKYFHFNVYNKSAGILYRAVISRYNMNDFKTYIWPFWSESFQKHGDSREFHQSFLKYWIPFSVQEYKADLYLYLRDQNIPQELLVEILFELRRKRHVSIKDLSEGAYYEDFIGFMENYETNDRAFEILCTFPSLNEEVTPQFLDIFKDYILGSKVQNCVVEKNIFQFIAHIFISEHINIQKSSQNMNYNDFIGELRDFIINSFSCREKNLDFSLKLCKIFTCMKLPCQDLKMKYEVPKKYHYGSGENRYLLQLQENGILDLFTEKNRFITDELVKIFNEGATSDETTMWLLKNAFDNFEIVDLNPTMTEQGLDHVSLHNLEKYINCQKLSLHKTAKERDKTQLLLSFNMIEHQIIITLLNVKICNDTTTEIFDILKILSVLIVANQMGITDECQSSTVTSMLDFMVGTVEGNRHEGLTPKTKKVLEHLFCKILDVLHLSPSTLKTHSETILKKLVILIERSNMRKLVTEVLNLVPVISEMMATFNSKSQKALYKFYKELLNAIVSPANLNHLQKSRMRKHPRLRSLLHAVCKGSGAKQREFVVEAVMKMTWKLRQHNLDPTVHTVLLECLEMMMVEPNFHNYTAGYLEEAIKLSLGSFLSDSWCVKNAVIQLTHAVITRIFGVQQTDNIRLRSFQEFCILFPTLSDLFYDVLSSPSLDDRAIIVLQYLSASEVVVYDHSNQEVRKKIDKFLILLEQLLVSKENYIVKFVPLSIVNLCVDTQYPHYMNKVFDFLAANLHEKPSNVIVNHLVLFKEFVRRINDNYFFLKPMKIDADASIVNVVDKMNDLLEHQDLQYLDLQNIRTFVLDQHSTNCRDVVSSDATLKRWKFHNLIRNFPYGLISKNFCKLFDILCENEGLNFLLEFYLDRCVAHAVESRDFDLIQKVSVRVTSEMLSPRIGKDRRLYRVLLESVLRLKEYVDEIKLDVGIPDDMEEMNFYKAAVIQMILSRKNCDNKASLCKKSFVKLTQFGEIDNFELKFLPIISIFVYKNIEFLDKYLFLKFLLYIVLTDCDEPDFYEFLTKLCKKSVNEDNCVYNLLTYQFLFDFFQDNNVVHKFWKDALRLMEKFEAKAKFPTFYTDTYHSLQIHKDVVNKMMSKF, encoded by the exons ATGGAAATTTCCAGAAGTAAACTCGACtcaaattttttgaagattctCTCCATAAGAGATTATCATGGTAATGATATCGAGCAGAAGGCTTTGGAACTATATCAACATCTATCCAAAGTTTCAAAAAGTGAcgaaaaatatgtatatatttatcTAAGGATAACATGTCCTTATAACAATTCGAATCGGGATAATACCGGTGTGAAATTGCccagaaatttcaaaattattctgctGTCATCTTTGAggcatttaaaatttaaagacaaaaattttccaattaaATCTTTGGTTCATGTGATCGTAAAGGATCTACTGAGCACCATCGATTATCTGGATTTCAGATCTCTCTATCTTCTCAAAGTATTAGACCAGTTTGTTCTGAAAAAATTGGATTGGACTGGCGAGATCCATACTTTATTATTGAACGCTTTGTATGAAGTATGCTATGCATCACCATTGGCCACTCTGAAAAATTCAGCAGTTTCTGTTATccataaaatggaattgaagaCGGGGAATGggctgaaaattttcaatccatTGAGAAACATGGGAATTCTAACGAATTATGATGAAACTAAAATCCAGTTGGAACAAATAAAAACACATAGTATTCATTCGAATCTCCAAGAGTACATGGAGTTTAtacacaaatattttcatttcaatgtgTATAATAAATCTGCCGGTATTCTTTATAGGGCTGTTATATCTAGATACAATATGAATGACTTTAAAACTTACATTTGGCCCTTTTGGTCTGAATCTTTCCAGAAGCATGGCGATTCAag GGAATTTCACCAgagtttcttgaaatattggatACCTTTTTCGGTACAAGAGTATAAAGCAGATCTCTACCTATATTTAAGGGATCAAAATATTCCTCAGGAATTATTGGTGGAAATATTATTTGAACTGAGGCGAAAGAGACATGTTTCAATCAAAGATTTATCTGAGGGTGCATATTATGAAGATTTCATTGGATTCATGGAGAATTATGAGACAAACGATAGGGCCTTTGAAATTCTATGCACTTTCCCGTCGCTGAATGAGGAGGTTACCCCCCAGTTTTTGGATATATTTAAGGATTACATCTTGGGAAGTAAAGTTCAGAATTGCGttgtggaaaaaaatattttccagttCATAGCCCATATCTTCATTTCTGAACATATAAACATTCAAAAAAGTTCGCAAAATATGAATTATAACGATTTCATAGGAGAATTAAGGGATTTCATCATCAATAGTTTTTCCTGTCGGGAGAAAAACCTTGATTTTTCCCTGAAACTATGTAAAATTTTCACTTGTATGAAGTTGCCGTGTCAAGATTTAAAAATGAAGTATGAAGTAccgaagaaatatcattatgggtCTGGAGAAAACAGATATCTTTTACAACTACAAGAAAATGGTATCCTTGAtctcttcacggaaaaaaataGATTTATAACTGATGAACTGGTGAAGATATTCAATGAAGGGGCCACGTCTGACGAAACGACCATGTGGCTATTGAAAAACGCTTTCGACAACTTTGAAATCGTAGATTTGAATCCAACAATGACTGAACAAGGTTTAGACCACGTTTCGTTGCATAACCTGGAGAAATACATCAACTGCCAAAAGTTGAGCCTGCATAAAACAGCTAAAGAGAGAGATAAGACGCAGCTTCTCCTATCGTTCAATATGATCGAACACCAGATTATTATAACCTTATTGAATGTAAAAATTTGCAATGATACAACCACCGAGATATTCGACATTCTCAAAATATTGAGCGTACTCATTGTCGCTAACCAGATGGGAATAACCGATGAGTGTCAATCGTCCACGGTGACGAGCATGCTGGATTTCATGGTTGGTACGGTGGAAGGAAACAGACATGAGGGTTTAACCCCCAAAACCAAGAAGGTTCTGGAGCATCTTTTCTGT AAAATATTAGACGTCTTGCATCTCTCCCCGTCAACCCTCAAAACTCACAGCGAGACGATTCTGAAGAAACTGGTGATTTTGATAGAAAGGAGCAATATGAGGAAATTGGTCACTGAAGTCTTAAATTTGGTCCCAGTCATCTCGGAAATGATGGCAACCTTCAACAGTAAATCCCAAAAAGCCTTGTATAAATTCTACAAAGAACTGTTGAACGCCATTGTTTCTCCAGCGAATTTGAACCATTTACAGAAGAGTAGAATGAGGAAACACCCGAGGCTTAGGTCTCTCCTCCACGCAGTTTGCAAGGGATCGGGAGCGAAGCAAAGA GAATTCGTCGTGGAGGCTGTGATGAAAATGAcgtggaaattgaggcagcatAACCTGGATCCTACAGTCCACACCGTCCTTTTGGAGTGTTTGGAAATGATGATGGTCGAAccaaattttcataattataCAGCAGGTTATTTGGAGGAGGCTATAAAGTTGAGTTTGGGCTCTTTTCTCTCTGACAGTTGGTGTGTAAA GAACGCAGTGATACAGCTCACCCATGCTGTGATAACTAGAATCTTTGGTGTCCAACAGACCGATAATATTCGTCTGAGATCCTTCCAAGAGTTCTGCATACTCTTCCCTACGCTTTCCGATCTATTTTACGATGTCCTATCTTCGCCATCTTTGGACGATCGGGCCATAATAGTCTTACAGTATTTGTCGGCCTCCGAAGTGGTCGTTTACGATCATTCCAACCAGGAAGTTAGGAAAAAAATCGACAAGTTCTTGATTTTACTGGAACAGTTATTGGTATCCAAAGAAAACTACATAGTAAAATTCGTGCCTCTTTCTATCGTGAATTTATGCGTGGATACCCAATATCCTCACTATATGAACAAAGTGTTCGATTTCCTCGCTGCCAATTTGCACGAAAAACCCAGCAATGTGATAGTGAACCATCTCGTTTTATTCAAGGAGTTCGTCAGGAGAATAAACGATAATTATTTCTTCCTGAAACCGATGAAGATCGACGCCGACGCTTCGATCGTGAACGTCGTCGACAAGATGAACGACCTTTTGGAACACCAAGATCTCCAGTACTTAGATCTGCAAAATATCAGGACTTTCGTGCTGGACCAACATTCGACAAACTGTCGCGATGTTGTGAGTTCGGATGCGACGTTGAAACGTTGGAAATTTCACAACTTGATTCGTAATTTTCCGTACGGTTTGATCTCGAAGAATTTCTGTAAACTCTTCGATATTTTATGTGAGAATGAGGGGTTGAATTTCCTTTTGGAATTTTACCTGGATCGGTGCGTCGCTCATGCGGTCGAATCCAGGGATTTCGACCTGATTCAGAAAGTTTCCGTTAGGGTTACAAGTGAGATGTTGAGCCCGAGGATCGGGAAGGATAGAAGGCTGTATAGGGTTCTCTTAGAGTCGGTTTTGAGGCTCAAGGAATACGTTGATGAAATAAAATTAGATGTCGGTATTCCGGATGATATGGAAGAAATGAATTTCTATAAAGCTGCTGTGATCCAGATGATTTTATCGAGGAAAAACTGCGATAATAAAGCTTCCTTGTGTAAAAAATCGTTTGTTAAACTTACACAATTCGGTGAAATAGATAATTTCGAGTTGAAATTTCTTCCGATAATATCGATTTTTGTATATAAGAATATAGAATTTTTAGATAAGTATTTGTTCTTAAAATTCTTATTGTATATAGTGTTGACCGACTGCGATGAGCCGGATTTTTACGAATTTTTGACGAAGTTGTGTAAAAAATCGGTTAACGAGGATAATTGTGTCTATAATTTGCTAACGTACCAGTTtctattcgatttttttcaagaCAATAACGTCGTCCACAAATTTTGGAAGGACGCCCTGAGATTGATGGAAAAATTCGAAGCTAAAGCGAAGTTCCCCACTTTTTATACGGACACATATCACAGTTTGCAAATACACAAGGATGTTGTAAATAAAATGATGTCgaaattctga
- the LOC123320576 gene encoding uncharacterized protein LOC123320576 isoform X2 — translation MELKTGNGLKIFNPLRNMGILTNYDETKIQLEQIKTHSIHSNLQEYMEFIHKYFHFNVYNKSAGILYRAVISRYNMNDFKTYIWPFWSESFQKHGDSREFHQSFLKYWIPFSVQEYKADLYLYLRDQNIPQELLVEILFELRRKRHVSIKDLSEGAYYEDFIGFMENYETNDRAFEILCTFPSLNEEVTPQFLDIFKDYILGSKVQNCVVEKNIFQFIAHIFISEHINIQKSSQNMNYNDFIGELRDFIINSFSCREKNLDFSLKLCKIFTCMKLPCQDLKMKYEVPKKYHYGSGENRYLLQLQENGILDLFTEKNRFITDELVKIFNEGATSDETTMWLLKNAFDNFEIVDLNPTMTEQGLDHVSLHNLEKYINCQKLSLHKTAKERDKTQLLLSFNMIEHQIIITLLNVKICNDTTTEIFDILKILSVLIVANQMGITDECQSSTVTSMLDFMVGTVEGNRHEGLTPKTKKVLEHLFCKILDVLHLSPSTLKTHSETILKKLVILIERSNMRKLVTEVLNLVPVISEMMATFNSKSQKALYKFYKELLNAIVSPANLNHLQKSRMRKHPRLRSLLHAVCKGSGAKQREFVVEAVMKMTWKLRQHNLDPTVHTVLLECLEMMMVEPNFHNYTAGYLEEAIKLSLGSFLSDSWCVKNAVIQLTHAVITRIFGVQQTDNIRLRSFQEFCILFPTLSDLFYDVLSSPSLDDRAIIVLQYLSASEVVVYDHSNQEVRKKIDKFLILLEQLLVSKENYIVKFVPLSIVNLCVDTQYPHYMNKVFDFLAANLHEKPSNVIVNHLVLFKEFVRRINDNYFFLKPMKIDADASIVNVVDKMNDLLEHQDLQYLDLQNIRTFVLDQHSTNCRDVVSSDATLKRWKFHNLIRNFPYGLISKNFCKLFDILCENEGLNFLLEFYLDRCVAHAVESRDFDLIQKVSVRVTSEMLSPRIGKDRRLYRVLLESVLRLKEYVDEIKLDVGIPDDMEEMNFYKAAVIQMILSRKNCDNKASLCKKSFVKLTQFGEIDNFELKFLPIISIFVYKNIEFLDKYLFLKFLLYIVLTDCDEPDFYEFLTKLCKKSVNEDNCVYNLLTYQFLFDFFQDNNVVHKFWKDALRLMEKFEAKAKFPTFYTDTYHSLQIHKDVVNKMMSKF, via the exons atggaattgaagaCGGGGAATGggctgaaaattttcaatccatTGAGAAACATGGGAATTCTAACGAATTATGATGAAACTAAAATCCAGTTGGAACAAATAAAAACACATAGTATTCATTCGAATCTCCAAGAGTACATGGAGTTTAtacacaaatattttcatttcaatgtgTATAATAAATCTGCCGGTATTCTTTATAGGGCTGTTATATCTAGATACAATATGAATGACTTTAAAACTTACATTTGGCCCTTTTGGTCTGAATCTTTCCAGAAGCATGGCGATTCAag GGAATTTCACCAgagtttcttgaaatattggatACCTTTTTCGGTACAAGAGTATAAAGCAGATCTCTACCTATATTTAAGGGATCAAAATATTCCTCAGGAATTATTGGTGGAAATATTATTTGAACTGAGGCGAAAGAGACATGTTTCAATCAAAGATTTATCTGAGGGTGCATATTATGAAGATTTCATTGGATTCATGGAGAATTATGAGACAAACGATAGGGCCTTTGAAATTCTATGCACTTTCCCGTCGCTGAATGAGGAGGTTACCCCCCAGTTTTTGGATATATTTAAGGATTACATCTTGGGAAGTAAAGTTCAGAATTGCGttgtggaaaaaaatattttccagttCATAGCCCATATCTTCATTTCTGAACATATAAACATTCAAAAAAGTTCGCAAAATATGAATTATAACGATTTCATAGGAGAATTAAGGGATTTCATCATCAATAGTTTTTCCTGTCGGGAGAAAAACCTTGATTTTTCCCTGAAACTATGTAAAATTTTCACTTGTATGAAGTTGCCGTGTCAAGATTTAAAAATGAAGTATGAAGTAccgaagaaatatcattatgggtCTGGAGAAAACAGATATCTTTTACAACTACAAGAAAATGGTATCCTTGAtctcttcacggaaaaaaataGATTTATAACTGATGAACTGGTGAAGATATTCAATGAAGGGGCCACGTCTGACGAAACGACCATGTGGCTATTGAAAAACGCTTTCGACAACTTTGAAATCGTAGATTTGAATCCAACAATGACTGAACAAGGTTTAGACCACGTTTCGTTGCATAACCTGGAGAAATACATCAACTGCCAAAAGTTGAGCCTGCATAAAACAGCTAAAGAGAGAGATAAGACGCAGCTTCTCCTATCGTTCAATATGATCGAACACCAGATTATTATAACCTTATTGAATGTAAAAATTTGCAATGATACAACCACCGAGATATTCGACATTCTCAAAATATTGAGCGTACTCATTGTCGCTAACCAGATGGGAATAACCGATGAGTGTCAATCGTCCACGGTGACGAGCATGCTGGATTTCATGGTTGGTACGGTGGAAGGAAACAGACATGAGGGTTTAACCCCCAAAACCAAGAAGGTTCTGGAGCATCTTTTCTGT AAAATATTAGACGTCTTGCATCTCTCCCCGTCAACCCTCAAAACTCACAGCGAGACGATTCTGAAGAAACTGGTGATTTTGATAGAAAGGAGCAATATGAGGAAATTGGTCACTGAAGTCTTAAATTTGGTCCCAGTCATCTCGGAAATGATGGCAACCTTCAACAGTAAATCCCAAAAAGCCTTGTATAAATTCTACAAAGAACTGTTGAACGCCATTGTTTCTCCAGCGAATTTGAACCATTTACAGAAGAGTAGAATGAGGAAACACCCGAGGCTTAGGTCTCTCCTCCACGCAGTTTGCAAGGGATCGGGAGCGAAGCAAAGA GAATTCGTCGTGGAGGCTGTGATGAAAATGAcgtggaaattgaggcagcatAACCTGGATCCTACAGTCCACACCGTCCTTTTGGAGTGTTTGGAAATGATGATGGTCGAAccaaattttcataattataCAGCAGGTTATTTGGAGGAGGCTATAAAGTTGAGTTTGGGCTCTTTTCTCTCTGACAGTTGGTGTGTAAA GAACGCAGTGATACAGCTCACCCATGCTGTGATAACTAGAATCTTTGGTGTCCAACAGACCGATAATATTCGTCTGAGATCCTTCCAAGAGTTCTGCATACTCTTCCCTACGCTTTCCGATCTATTTTACGATGTCCTATCTTCGCCATCTTTGGACGATCGGGCCATAATAGTCTTACAGTATTTGTCGGCCTCCGAAGTGGTCGTTTACGATCATTCCAACCAGGAAGTTAGGAAAAAAATCGACAAGTTCTTGATTTTACTGGAACAGTTATTGGTATCCAAAGAAAACTACATAGTAAAATTCGTGCCTCTTTCTATCGTGAATTTATGCGTGGATACCCAATATCCTCACTATATGAACAAAGTGTTCGATTTCCTCGCTGCCAATTTGCACGAAAAACCCAGCAATGTGATAGTGAACCATCTCGTTTTATTCAAGGAGTTCGTCAGGAGAATAAACGATAATTATTTCTTCCTGAAACCGATGAAGATCGACGCCGACGCTTCGATCGTGAACGTCGTCGACAAGATGAACGACCTTTTGGAACACCAAGATCTCCAGTACTTAGATCTGCAAAATATCAGGACTTTCGTGCTGGACCAACATTCGACAAACTGTCGCGATGTTGTGAGTTCGGATGCGACGTTGAAACGTTGGAAATTTCACAACTTGATTCGTAATTTTCCGTACGGTTTGATCTCGAAGAATTTCTGTAAACTCTTCGATATTTTATGTGAGAATGAGGGGTTGAATTTCCTTTTGGAATTTTACCTGGATCGGTGCGTCGCTCATGCGGTCGAATCCAGGGATTTCGACCTGATTCAGAAAGTTTCCGTTAGGGTTACAAGTGAGATGTTGAGCCCGAGGATCGGGAAGGATAGAAGGCTGTATAGGGTTCTCTTAGAGTCGGTTTTGAGGCTCAAGGAATACGTTGATGAAATAAAATTAGATGTCGGTATTCCGGATGATATGGAAGAAATGAATTTCTATAAAGCTGCTGTGATCCAGATGATTTTATCGAGGAAAAACTGCGATAATAAAGCTTCCTTGTGTAAAAAATCGTTTGTTAAACTTACACAATTCGGTGAAATAGATAATTTCGAGTTGAAATTTCTTCCGATAATATCGATTTTTGTATATAAGAATATAGAATTTTTAGATAAGTATTTGTTCTTAAAATTCTTATTGTATATAGTGTTGACCGACTGCGATGAGCCGGATTTTTACGAATTTTTGACGAAGTTGTGTAAAAAATCGGTTAACGAGGATAATTGTGTCTATAATTTGCTAACGTACCAGTTtctattcgatttttttcaagaCAATAACGTCGTCCACAAATTTTGGAAGGACGCCCTGAGATTGATGGAAAAATTCGAAGCTAAAGCGAAGTTCCCCACTTTTTATACGGACACATATCACAGTTTGCAAATACACAAGGATGTTGTAAATAAAATGATGTCgaaattctga
- the LOC123319735 gene encoding MKI67 FHA domain-interacting nucleolar phosphoprotein-like — protein MGKITKSKDAFLSLNVNDDKKKRSVIKNNKEGTRISRRRRNVEALASTRGLIYVGHIPHGFYEEEMKEYFSQFGRVTNVKVCRSKISGKSKGYGFIEFSTPEVANIAAETMNNYLMFKKRVVALFIPYEKRPPFLFNSFVPKKLLPGKFRRERHVLSKNKRLDDSAILRKKTLVISRLKSKLEKLKKRGIECEIQPLD, from the exons ATgggtaaaataacgaaatcaaAGGATGCTTTTCTTTCCTTGAATGTTAATGATGACAAGAAAAAACGATCAGTCATAAAAAATAACAAG GAAGGAACTAGAATTTCACGACGGAGAAGAAATGTAGAAGCTCTTGCTTCAACTAGAGGTTTAATTTATGTCGGTCACATTCCCCATGGATTTTATGAAGAAGAGATGAAGGAATACTTTTCCCAGTTTGGCCGTGTCACTAATGTTAAAGTTTGCCGATCAAAAATATCAGGAAAGAGTAAAGGTTATGGTTTCATTGAGTTCTCCACCCCAGAAGTGGCCAATATTGCAGCAGAAACAATGAACaattatttgatgttcaagaaGCGTGTAGTGG CTCTATTTATACCTTACGAAAAGAGACCACCATTCCTTTTCAATTCATTTGTTCCAAAAAAATTGTTACCTGGTAAATTCAGACGGGAGAGGCATGTGTTGTCCAAGAACAAGAGGCTTGATGATAGCGCCATTTTGAGGAAGAAAACACTCGTAATCTCCAGATTGAAAAGTAAATTGGAGAAATTGAAGAAGAGGGGAATAGAGTGTGAAATTCAACCTTTAGATTAG
- the LOC123319734 gene encoding SET domain-containing protein 4 has product MGRTQRIRNRNKTKCSDSAKIVENISLMKWMGTFNWKNTSKIFCKEFEATGRGVTSSKDLCSNESLIAVPFQLLITYSTLSASEDFMSIFEHDVKLGIQDILAAFLVLEKHKKNQSYWRYYLESLPIVTPILPWFSSSEEIEYFPKELRELSFKCKNNFKESFERIRRSVHVHLECKCCKEKIIDILSLESYKWGYVMVNTRGVYVDPEVIRKFSKLDILFDEPRIAMFPMMDMFNHSDIAENMIEFTENSQGLFYQLSTLTNHKKYDQIFISYGRHDNTELFTEYGFYLPNNSNDKIRFKPSEILKCLNLRLNNFQYNFLRKNEFLETEELFINMIGPSFKLKGFLYVALNENTRNYSGNIFSEVYDESFKEDLPNYLLKLLDVKIEEYKTDYWKFRNKFRINESVCQFLQSTVKFVESVRKEINSFI; this is encoded by the exons ATGGGACGCACGCAGCGTATTAGGAacagaaataagacaaaatgTTCGGATTCTGCCAAAatagttgaaaatatttcgttaATGAAATGGATGGGAACATTCAACTGGAAAAATacatcaaaaatcttctgcaaAGAATTTGAAGCAACTGGAAGAGGTGTTACATCGAGCAAGGACTTGTGTAGTAACGAAAGTTTGATTGCAGTGCCTTTTCAACTTCTTATAACTTATTCAACATTGAGCGCCTCTGAAGATTTTATGAGTATTTTTGAGCATGATGTTAAACTTGGCATACAAGATATTTTAGCTGCATTTCTTGTCTTAGAAAAacacaagaaaaatcaatcctACTGGAGATATTACTTAGAATCTTTGCCGATTGTCACACCAATATTACCCTGgttttcatcttctgaagaaATCGAATATTTTCCAAAAGAATTGAGAGAACTAAGCTTCAAATGTAAGAACAATTTCAAAGAAAGCTTTGAGAGAATAAGAAGATCTGTACATGTGCATTTAGAATGCAAGTGTTGTAAGGAAAAAATTATAGATATTCTTAGTTTGGAGTCCTATAAATGGGGCTATGTCATGGTAAACACCAGAGGTGTATATGTTGACCCTGAAGTGATaagaaaattttccaaatt GGACATTCTTTTTGATGAACCTCGAATAGCTATGTTTCCTATGATGGACATGTTTAATCATTCAGATATTGCAGAAAATATGATAGAATTCACAGAAAATTCCCAGGGATTATTTTATCAACTTTCTACATTGACTAACCATAAAAAGTATGATCAAATATTTATATCATATGGAAGACATGACAATACTGAACTTTTTACTGAATATGGATTTTATCTACCAAATAATAGCAATGACAAAATTAGGTTCAAACCAAGCGAGATCCTAAAATGTTTAAATTTGAgactgaataattttcagtataattttttaagaaaaaacGAGTTTTTAGAGACTGAAGAACTTTTCATCAATATGATAGGGCCCTCCTTCAAATTAAAAGGATTTTTGTATGTAGCTCTGAATGAAAACACAAGAAATTACAGTggcaatattttttctgaagtttacGATGAATCTTTCAAGGAAGACTTGCCAAACTATTTGTTGAAACTGTTAGATGTGAAGATCGAAGAGTATAAAACTGATTATTGGAAGTTCAGGAATAAATTCAGGATAAATGAGTCGGTCTGCCAATTTTTACAGAGCACTGTGAAATTTGTTGAAAGTGTAAGAAAGGAAATTAATAGTTTTATATGA